A genomic segment from Tuwongella immobilis encodes:
- a CDS encoding phage tail protein, whose amino-acid sequence MSLQGYNGAIALDGSVLCVKRANANETVDDLDTTSTCADTDSTGSAYETRLNGVKRLELTIEADFPTAGQGDPPLVDAGGNIEIVMDAGYQIQGTFMAIAFTYSFEVKGLVSYSATFKSNGIYIVS is encoded by the coding sequence ATGTCATTACAAGGCTACAACGGTGCGATTGCACTGGATGGCTCGGTGCTTTGCGTCAAGCGAGCCAACGCCAACGAGACGGTTGACGACCTCGATACCACCAGCACTTGCGCGGACACCGATTCGACTGGCTCGGCATACGAGACCCGCCTCAACGGCGTGAAGCGTCTCGAATTGACGATTGAGGCCGACTTTCCCACCGCCGGACAAGGCGATCCGCCGCTGGTCGATGCTGGTGGCAATATCGAAATCGTCATGGATGCTGGCTATCAAATCCAAGGCACATTCATGGCAATCGCCTTCACTTATTCGTTTGAAGTGAAGGGCTTGGTCAGTTACTCGGCCACGTTCAAATCCAACGGCATCTATATTGTGAGCTAA
- a CDS encoding phage head completion protein, translated as MNFSHLLNQTMTPQRLQSTRDAAGGASQTWTNLGQAIPCRIEDASSDVVERFAMQSLTVTHRIFSRFTGLLAGDRISAEGRFFLAHAIQVRRAIGAMSEFTVIIAEEVRNANP; from the coding sequence GTGAATTTCAGTCATTTGCTGAACCAAACGATGACCCCGCAACGGCTGCAATCAACACGGGATGCCGCCGGCGGTGCAAGCCAAACCTGGACAAATTTGGGGCAAGCGATCCCCTGCCGAATCGAGGATGCCAGCAGCGACGTTGTCGAGCGGTTTGCCATGCAATCGCTGACTGTGACGCATCGCATCTTTTCCCGATTCACGGGCCTGCTCGCCGGCGATCGAATCTCCGCCGAGGGGCGATTCTTCTTGGCGCACGCGATCCAAGTGCGACGGGCAATCGGTGCCATGAGCGAATTTACGGTCATCATCGCCGAGGAGGTGCGAAATGCGAACCCCTGA
- a CDS encoding AAA family ATPase, with amino-acid sequence MDEFQLGSAFIQLEVRGDIAQDLEKQRQIAEAKQKQIDAVVYGTPTQSRQPPQPGAAAPTPAAAPQLVRDENRLLQERYVLMQKIAGLTTTASKVVNPYSILRSGQSLISTIEQARQSYLAQARLTQDRLAQASQIARPRVMPTPNQPTGEPIPTPSVLTTAPPVQAATAPSRIPPTPSTAIPTPPVQSVAPATPIVPPIVPLPTPVTSAPTPASAPSVVAPPATPLPTSTAATQSIIAAIESTRGNRPPEPPAPPASMVPTSPTRPPALPTAVVPPAMPARLPALPPMVPAQVPTPVPARLPMVPASLPMAVPTPVPAPMPARLPPSSAPTMGNTLSGIQTPLPVSIVEIRAPLPASLLQRPPAANASSPTQPSNRNPQSLPPSGETRAQPQVMKPAVPPSPAAPMPPAINRPPEPIAPAIVEAIAALPKVNLPPPANTSAGENQGKSGGRNVPTVANPNPRAQPTPTIPASLTEMVQPPGGMAMDGMIRAWSDARRAEAKEDIAFAKMETRRLAEAIRAPMRDSTGEIKATRAELARNRAMEIVELQKQLLRQKQMLRTMDTPQVQKATTQREVVQQRLQQTSSLQRIREMETQAKVLQSPVGRNAATAQALEFQQATVYNLQRQIVYQQQLNRLIESPGGRQAIREQARLQEELAAAQRRGNNATIIAEQGRYLGTLTILNSRLEAYQNRLKAISGLGATAFGSGLSAIVGLSRLANPAAYERFQYAFADLGAVIGRELVPYLEKLTAGIRWVADSFVQLDPATRSFIGRAIVIGTVIGGLVMVLPLLAGGLRYATVAMIALRAAMTLLSRNPVLAVTGAVVSLGAAFVAAGKKVAEWVGLTKGGMDEVQNKAKQTATLDQLLQPSLAPADELQDQITRQERIVAETKKRLGEFQIPLPAGEPPKNNLLPGLLPTTPRVVSPFATPEVNPANRVQVYDPSKSSKLIGSPEYDSVVAESRQAEQRLEQLQAKLREMAKKDPTLLNRMTGQPQAMEMYRNQYYSRSATYRAGATFGDGSSYGAAGRDASFMGAEQFLKSIQIDAMKAPITSDQIAERTADNTGRMANDLNEIKGLLRQNLNQSPTGSLRPAPSSPTAPNYLNDPSRPLSERLSRGTMGEPRGTIPE; translated from the coding sequence ATGGATGAATTCCAACTCGGGTCGGCATTCATCCAACTCGAAGTTCGCGGCGACATCGCTCAGGACCTCGAAAAACAGCGGCAGATCGCCGAAGCCAAGCAAAAGCAAATCGACGCCGTTGTCTACGGCACACCCACGCAATCGCGGCAGCCTCCGCAACCGGGGGCCGCCGCTCCCACTCCCGCCGCCGCGCCGCAATTGGTCCGAGACGAAAATCGACTGCTTCAGGAACGCTATGTCCTGATGCAGAAGATCGCCGGGCTGACCACCACGGCGAGCAAGGTGGTCAATCCGTATTCGATTCTCCGCAGCGGCCAATCGCTCATCAGCACCATCGAGCAAGCGCGGCAAAGCTATCTGGCCCAAGCCCGGCTGACGCAAGATCGACTCGCACAAGCGAGCCAGATCGCCCGCCCGCGCGTGATGCCGACCCCCAATCAGCCGACCGGCGAGCCGATCCCGACGCCATCGGTGCTGACCACCGCTCCGCCGGTGCAGGCAGCCACTGCGCCGAGTCGCATTCCGCCCACGCCCTCAACCGCCATTCCAACTCCCCCGGTTCAATCGGTGGCCCCCGCCACGCCGATCGTTCCGCCGATCGTCCCGCTTCCCACACCGGTGACATCGGCTCCAACGCCAGCCTCGGCACCGAGTGTGGTTGCGCCGCCCGCGACGCCATTGCCAACCTCAACGGCTGCAACGCAATCCATCATCGCGGCCATCGAATCGACACGCGGGAACCGCCCGCCGGAACCGCCTGCGCCGCCCGCGTCGATGGTGCCGACATCGCCCACCCGCCCGCCTGCGCTGCCCACCGCGGTGGTGCCTCCTGCGATGCCCGCCCGCCTGCCTGCCCTCCCGCCCATGGTGCCTGCCCAGGTGCCTACGCCGGTGCCTGCCCGCTTGCCCATGGTGCCTGCCTCGTTGCCAATGGCCGTGCCGACGCCGGTGCCCGCGCCGATGCCTGCCCGCCTGCCTCCGAGCTCGGCACCCACGATGGGCAACACGCTCAGCGGAATTCAAACGCCGTTGCCGGTGAGCATTGTCGAGATCCGAGCACCGTTGCCTGCGAGTCTGCTCCAACGACCGCCCGCCGCCAATGCGAGCAGCCCAACGCAACCCAGCAACCGCAATCCCCAATCGCTGCCACCAAGCGGCGAAACTCGAGCGCAACCGCAGGTGATGAAACCAGCGGTGCCGCCGTCTCCAGCTGCGCCGATGCCGCCAGCGATCAATCGCCCACCAGAGCCGATCGCCCCCGCGATTGTCGAGGCGATTGCCGCTTTGCCCAAGGTGAATCTACCCCCGCCAGCGAACACGAGCGCCGGTGAGAACCAAGGGAAATCCGGTGGCCGGAATGTGCCGACGGTGGCCAATCCCAATCCTCGAGCGCAACCGACGCCGACGATTCCCGCCAGCCTAACGGAGATGGTTCAGCCGCCGGGTGGCATGGCCATGGATGGGATGATCCGTGCCTGGTCCGATGCCCGCCGGGCTGAAGCGAAAGAGGACATCGCGTTTGCCAAGATGGAGACGCGACGATTGGCCGAGGCGATCCGCGCACCAATGCGAGATAGCACCGGTGAGATCAAGGCTACCCGCGCTGAGTTGGCCCGCAATCGGGCGATGGAGATTGTCGAGCTGCAAAAGCAACTCCTGCGTCAAAAGCAGATGCTGCGAACGATGGACACGCCGCAGGTGCAAAAAGCCACCACCCAGCGCGAGGTGGTGCAACAACGGCTCCAGCAGACGAGTTCTCTGCAGCGCATCCGCGAGATGGAGACACAGGCCAAGGTGCTGCAATCGCCGGTAGGACGCAATGCCGCGACTGCCCAGGCGCTCGAGTTTCAGCAAGCGACGGTCTATAACCTCCAACGGCAGATCGTCTATCAGCAGCAATTGAACCGACTGATCGAATCGCCCGGCGGACGACAGGCGATTCGCGAGCAAGCCCGGCTGCAGGAAGAATTGGCTGCGGCTCAACGCCGGGGGAACAATGCTACCATCATCGCCGAGCAGGGGCGATATTTGGGCACACTCACGATCCTCAATAGCCGACTGGAAGCGTACCAGAACCGGCTCAAAGCAATTTCAGGACTGGGTGCGACGGCATTTGGGTCCGGGCTGAGTGCGATTGTTGGACTATCGCGATTGGCGAATCCAGCCGCGTATGAGCGATTCCAATATGCGTTTGCGGACTTGGGAGCCGTCATTGGCCGTGAATTGGTTCCATACTTGGAGAAACTGACCGCTGGCATTCGCTGGGTCGCCGATTCGTTCGTGCAGCTCGATCCCGCAACTCGCTCATTCATCGGGCGCGCCATCGTTATCGGCACGGTGATTGGTGGCCTGGTTATGGTTTTGCCGCTGTTGGCTGGTGGTCTTCGGTATGCGACGGTGGCAATGATCGCATTGCGTGCGGCCATGACGCTCCTGAGTCGGAACCCCGTACTGGCGGTGACTGGTGCGGTGGTTTCACTTGGCGCTGCGTTCGTTGCTGCCGGGAAGAAAGTCGCCGAATGGGTGGGACTGACGAAGGGAGGCATGGACGAAGTGCAGAATAAGGCCAAGCAAACCGCGACACTCGACCAACTCTTGCAACCCAGCCTTGCCCCGGCCGATGAACTCCAAGACCAGATCACACGCCAGGAGCGCATCGTTGCAGAAACCAAGAAACGGTTGGGCGAATTTCAAATTCCCTTGCCAGCGGGAGAACCGCCCAAAAATAATCTGCTTCCCGGGCTGTTGCCGACCACGCCGCGAGTTGTCTCTCCGTTTGCGACCCCCGAGGTCAATCCGGCCAATCGCGTCCAGGTGTACGATCCCAGCAAGTCCAGTAAGTTGATCGGCTCCCCGGAATATGACTCGGTGGTTGCGGAGAGTCGGCAAGCAGAGCAGCGATTGGAGCAGCTCCAAGCCAAACTCCGAGAAATGGCCAAGAAAGATCCCACCTTGCTCAATCGCATGACGGGTCAACCCCAGGCCATGGAGATGTACCGCAATCAATACTATTCCCGATCGGCCACCTATCGGGCCGGTGCGACCTTCGGCGATGGCTCCTCGTATGGGGCGGCCGGTCGCGACGCATCGTTTATGGGCGCGGAGCAGTTTTTGAAATCGATCCAGATCGATGCCATGAAAGCGCCGATCACGTCCGACCAAATCGCCGAGCGAACCGCGGACAACACCGGCCGCATGGCCAATGACCTGAATGAAATCAAAGGGCTGTTGCGGCAGAACCTGAACCAATCGCCCACCGGCAGCCTGCGGCCCGCGCCAAGTTCGCCGACCGCTCCGAATTATCTGAATGATCCCAGCCGACCGCTTTCGGAGCGATTATCGCGAGGCACCATGGGCGAACCACGTGGCACGATCCCGGAGTGA
- a CDS encoding C1 family peptidase, whose amino-acid sequence MAKWFKILAAILGALATALAAFVLTVAPVDPEPLAVPGAFGWVADPDAVAEVAKAQPAPTIAQTPAGGVPVESLPDHAYLWELERNVTGQNPPPQNQKSVGSCVSFGTARAIERTLAGQRQGAPPVRLVEEVIYGGSRVEIGGGRISGDGSIGAWAAEFVKQYGVLERGSYPGYDLRSYSEPLCRDWGRLGVPDPLEPTVRKFPVKSITQVTTWDQAKQALASRYGIAISSSQGFQMQRDSRGICGPFGRWMHCMCLDGYHRDADGTEYGHIENSWGPDAHRGPVGWGNPSTAGFWARADVIDKMLRQGDSWAFSDVQGFPARLDWLLINPKERAYARCFQGYGTASSLESLR is encoded by the coding sequence ATGGCCAAATGGTTCAAAATCCTGGCTGCGATCTTGGGAGCGTTGGCGACGGCATTGGCAGCATTCGTGCTGACGGTGGCTCCCGTCGATCCCGAACCACTCGCTGTGCCAGGTGCATTCGGTTGGGTCGCTGACCCTGATGCCGTCGCCGAGGTGGCGAAGGCGCAACCAGCGCCCACCATCGCCCAGACTCCGGCGGGTGGCGTTCCCGTCGAGTCGCTCCCAGACCATGCGTACTTGTGGGAACTCGAACGCAACGTGACGGGGCAGAATCCCCCGCCGCAGAATCAAAAATCGGTCGGCTCGTGCGTATCCTTCGGGACCGCCCGTGCAATCGAGCGGACATTGGCTGGACAACGGCAGGGCGCTCCCCCCGTTCGTCTGGTCGAAGAAGTCATCTACGGCGGCAGCCGCGTCGAGATCGGTGGCGGGCGAATCAGTGGCGACGGCAGCATCGGTGCCTGGGCCGCTGAGTTCGTCAAGCAGTATGGCGTCTTGGAGCGTGGATCGTATCCCGGATACGACTTGCGATCGTATTCCGAACCGCTTTGCCGTGATTGGGGCCGTCTTGGTGTGCCCGACCCGCTGGAACCCACCGTTCGCAAGTTCCCGGTCAAGTCGATCACCCAAGTGACGACGTGGGATCAGGCCAAGCAAGCCCTGGCCAGCCGATATGGCATCGCCATCAGCAGCAGCCAGGGGTTCCAGATGCAGCGAGACTCTCGCGGTATCTGCGGGCCATTTGGCCGCTGGATGCACTGCATGTGCTTGGATGGATACCATCGGGACGCGGACGGAACCGAGTACGGTCACATCGAGAATAGTTGGGGGCCCGACGCCCACCGTGGCCCGGTCGGTTGGGGCAACCCATCCACGGCAGGCTTCTGGGCCCGCGCTGATGTCATCGACAAGATGCTTCGCCAGGGCGATTCCTGGGCATTCAGCGATGTCCAGGGGTTCCCAGCTCGCCTCGACTGGCTATTGATCAACCCCAAGGAGCGTGCATATGCACGCTGTTTCCAAGGCTACGGAACCGCATCATCACTCGAATCGTTGAGGTAA
- a CDS encoding head-tail connector protein, giving the protein MGLISLAEVKTRLGGGDTLDAEEDKLLALIEAASAAVETFCHRKFESASYTEYLDGNGRSDLVLRNRPVLNIASVRIDPTGAYGDGPNAFPADTELTGGVDYVLPRSDSTHSRSGLLKRIGGSFGGFFNSPYGGRSFGLTPMRSGATWPLGVGNIRVVYTAGYGEIPEDLKQAVFTLLAWMRRSGPLGGATLTTETLGEYSYTVGQLTNAATSALSTVGEMGSVRQLLASYKEFNL; this is encoded by the coding sequence ATGGGGCTGATCTCGCTTGCGGAAGTGAAAACGCGACTCGGTGGCGGCGACACACTGGATGCCGAGGAGGACAAGCTCCTGGCATTGATTGAAGCCGCCAGCGCAGCTGTAGAGACGTTTTGCCACCGCAAATTCGAGTCAGCCAGCTACACCGAATACCTCGACGGCAATGGCCGCTCGGATTTGGTGCTCCGCAATCGCCCGGTGCTGAACATCGCCAGTGTGCGAATTGATCCCACCGGAGCCTATGGCGATGGCCCAAATGCGTTTCCGGCTGACACCGAATTGACCGGCGGGGTGGATTACGTCCTGCCCCGATCGGACAGCACGCATTCTCGATCGGGGCTGCTCAAGCGCATCGGCGGCAGCTTCGGCGGGTTTTTCAACTCGCCGTATGGTGGCCGTTCCTTCGGCCTAACGCCGATGCGGAGCGGTGCCACCTGGCCGCTGGGTGTGGGCAATATCCGGGTGGTGTACACCGCCGGCTATGGCGAAATTCCGGAGGACCTCAAACAAGCCGTTTTCACGCTGCTGGCCTGGATGCGCCGCAGCGGCCCACTGGGTGGCGCAACGCTGACGACGGAGACGCTGGGCGAATACTCGTACACCGTCGGCCAACTGACCAACGCGGCAACCTCGGCATTGTCCACCGTCGGTGAGATGGGGAGCGTGCGGCAGTTGCTGGCATCGTACAAGGAGTTCAACCTGTGA
- a CDS encoding IS3 family transposase (programmed frameshift) has protein sequence MAKKRQRHSAEFKAKVALAALRGDKTVNELAGQFGVHPTMIHAWKKQLLDGASELFARGTPKPEQSEGPGTGELFEQIGRLKMELEWIKKKLSGSPEMLRGLIEPNHKKLSVRRQCELLGLNRSGYYHEPAGESPENLELMGVIDRIYTDSPFYGSRKMAVELSRLSGREINRKRVQRLMRQMGIEAVSPKPNPSKPCRGHQVYPYLLRGVAVERVNQVWSADITYVPMPQGFMYLAAVTDWYSRFVIGWKLSNTLDGSFCLELLMEALGVGRPEVFNTDQGAQFTAQAFTTALEQAGVAVSMDGKGRCLDNVFIERLWRSVKHEDIYPRCYASVPELAEGLGRYFEFYNHRRIHQGLGYATPASVYHRG, from the exons ATGGCGAAAAAGCGGCAGCGGCACTCGGCCGAGTTCAAGGCGAAGGTGGCCTTGGCGGCGCTGAGAGGGGACAAGACGGTCAACGAGTTGGCCGGACAATTTGGTGTCCACCCGACCATGATCCACGCTTGGAAAAAGCAACTTCTTGATGGAGCGAGCGAGTTATTCGCCAGGGGGACTCCGAAGCCTGAGCAGTCCGAAGGCCCCGGAACTGGGGAGTTGTTCGAACAGATCGGCCGATTGAAAATGGAACTGGAGTGGATC AAAAAAAAGCTGAGCGGCTCGCCTGAGATGCTCCGGGGGTTGATCGAGCCGAACCACAAGAAATTGAGCGTCCGCCGGCAGTGTGAGTTACTCGGGCTGAACCGCTCGGGATACTACCATGAGCCGGCCGGGGAGAGTCCTGAAAACCTGGAGTTGATGGGGGTAATCGACCGGATCTACACCGACTCGCCGTTCTACGGATCGCGCAAGATGGCTGTGGAATTGAGTCGGCTTTCGGGGCGAGAGATCAACCGAAAGCGGGTCCAGCGACTGATGCGCCAAATGGGCATCGAAGCGGTCTCTCCGAAGCCGAACCCCAGCAAGCCATGCCGAGGACACCAGGTCTACCCGTACTTGCTCCGAGGCGTCGCCGTCGAGCGGGTGAATCAGGTGTGGAGTGCGGACATCACGTACGTGCCGATGCCCCAAGGGTTTATGTACCTGGCGGCCGTGACCGACTGGTACAGCCGGTTCGTGATCGGCTGGAAGTTGTCGAACACGCTCGACGGCTCGTTCTGCCTGGAACTCCTCATGGAGGCATTGGGAGTTGGTCGCCCCGAGGTGTTCAACACCGACCAAGGGGCCCAGTTCACGGCCCAGGCGTTCACAACCGCCTTGGAGCAAGCAGGCGTGGCGGTGAGCATGGACGGCAAAGGGCGTTGTCTGGACAACGTGTTCATCGAACGGCTCTGGAGGAGTGTGAAGCACGAGGATATCTACCCACGCTGCTACGCGAGCGTTCCCGAGTTGGCCGAGGGTCTCGGGAGATATTTCGAGTTCTACAACCACCGGCGGATCCACCAAGGCTTGGGATACGCCACACCAGCATCAGTGTATCATAGGGGTTAG
- a CDS encoding glycosyltransferase family A protein: MRNVICVCPTFGRAMSHLHLLEEAVGCFAEQDYEGPKKLVIINDAPGQTLVCSVPNVEIINVPFRFKNLGDKYNHAIATTNFGPQSSGDDVILPWEDDDLALPHRIRQAVEKLEEAGGYDYWNPQRSFFLDHRGLHTDHTHGVCHNASAFTRHGWQKVGGYPQTTGDQDAKMDRLLKQRTRYNPITLPNDPTTWSYVYRWGVSPNHLSSVHPHQSYWDRLATMNYFRGEVQIQPKKPSAFRW; the protein is encoded by the coding sequence ATGCGTAACGTGATCTGTGTTTGTCCCACTTTTGGCCGCGCCATGAGCCACCTGCATCTGTTAGAAGAGGCGGTTGGCTGTTTCGCGGAGCAAGATTACGAAGGCCCGAAAAAGTTGGTCATCATCAACGATGCCCCTGGGCAAACCTTGGTTTGTAGTGTTCCCAACGTCGAAATCATCAATGTCCCGTTTCGGTTCAAGAACCTCGGCGACAAGTACAATCACGCGATTGCCACCACAAATTTTGGCCCGCAGTCGAGCGGCGATGATGTGATTCTGCCGTGGGAAGATGATGACTTGGCATTGCCCCATCGGATCCGCCAAGCCGTCGAAAAGCTCGAAGAGGCAGGCGGTTACGACTATTGGAATCCGCAGCGCAGTTTCTTTTTGGATCACCGCGGCTTGCACACCGATCACACGCATGGAGTATGCCACAACGCCAGCGCATTCACGCGGCATGGCTGGCAAAAAGTCGGCGGGTATCCGCAGACGACCGGCGATCAAGATGCGAAAATGGATCGGCTGCTGAAACAACGAACACGATACAACCCGATCACGCTGCCGAACGATCCCACCACCTGGAGCTACGTCTATCGCTGGGGGGTTTCGCCCAATCACCTCAGCAGCGTCCATCCGCACCAAAGCTATTGGGATCGATTGGCGACGATGAATTACTTCCGGGGTGAAGTGCAGATCCAACCGAAGAAACCGAGCGCATTTCGCTGGTAA
- a CDS encoding DUF6171 family protein, with product MKLTIGMATYDDFDGVYLTIDSILMYHPEILDQIEIIVVDTNSKSEHGEKVRDYLGGVQQLIRHVRYIEADQAVGTAAPRELVFRLAQAPAVLCVDCHVTFPAGTIQRLIEVFDRNPDSKDLYSGPTLTNSQSLMATHFSRVWREGMLGIWAKAWQSPDGQLVTFSPLQQGIVAMNLAQTKSIEVFPEIPWEGHELPIWNLGYRFPEEPIEIPAMGLGAFACRKEAFPGFNLEFKGFGGEEWYLHEKVRRAGGKCIYLPWLLWKHRFGRVGGTKYRNLTWDRVRNYVIGHKELGWPLQSIYNHFVRGIGIKLPVHRLQESDWEKILAGQVDPDPVKKSTCGACQGKEFASIEDWFTHARDTKSDINQHVETLRRYASEAEHVTEFGVRAGVSTVALLAGQPKRLVSYDVNGTAEIEHLQRLKGTCDFEFRIGDSRTVDLEPTDLLFIDTKHTAEHLWAELQNAKGKVRRWIILHDTEIFGSKGEDGSPGLMPAVQRWTRENREWTVIRHETHNNGLTVLSCDSRDKQPLPNLMKAGINFTKAMARHVVDGRVKVTEEQYRIRLETCDLCPIRNGEKCGLCGCPVEAKALLRSEDCPSSKWPEIPREGA from the coding sequence GTGAAATTGACAATCGGGATGGCGACTTACGATGATTTCGACGGTGTTTATCTCACCATCGATTCGATTCTGATGTATCACCCCGAAATCCTTGACCAGATCGAAATCATTGTTGTTGATACGAACTCCAAGAGCGAACACGGCGAAAAGGTCCGTGACTATCTTGGTGGCGTGCAGCAGCTCATTCGGCATGTCCGATACATCGAGGCCGATCAAGCGGTGGGGACTGCTGCGCCGCGAGAATTGGTATTTCGCTTGGCCCAAGCACCTGCGGTGTTGTGCGTGGATTGTCATGTGACGTTCCCTGCCGGGACAATTCAGCGACTCATCGAGGTGTTTGACCGCAATCCGGACAGCAAAGACCTCTATTCCGGGCCAACCCTGACCAACTCGCAATCGCTGATGGCAACGCATTTTTCACGCGTTTGGCGCGAGGGAATGCTTGGCATCTGGGCCAAAGCATGGCAGTCGCCAGACGGTCAACTGGTGACGTTTTCGCCGCTGCAACAGGGGATTGTGGCCATGAATTTGGCCCAAACCAAGAGCATCGAAGTGTTCCCGGAAATTCCCTGGGAAGGTCACGAATTGCCCATTTGGAATCTGGGCTATCGATTCCCGGAGGAACCAATCGAGATCCCGGCCATGGGGCTGGGTGCATTTGCTTGCCGAAAGGAAGCATTCCCCGGATTCAACCTGGAATTTAAGGGTTTCGGCGGCGAGGAGTGGTATCTGCACGAAAAGGTTCGTCGGGCCGGCGGCAAGTGTATCTACCTGCCGTGGCTGCTCTGGAAGCATCGATTTGGCCGGGTGGGTGGCACGAAGTATCGCAATCTGACCTGGGATCGCGTGCGCAACTATGTCATCGGCCACAAGGAATTGGGTTGGCCGCTGCAATCGATCTATAACCATTTTGTGCGAGGAATCGGGATCAAACTCCCCGTACACCGATTGCAAGAATCGGATTGGGAAAAGATCCTTGCCGGGCAAGTCGATCCCGATCCGGTGAAGAAAAGCACCTGCGGCGCGTGCCAGGGTAAGGAATTTGCCAGCATTGAGGATTGGTTCACGCACGCGCGGGATACCAAATCCGACATCAATCAGCATGTCGAAACGCTGCGCCGATACGCATCCGAAGCCGAACACGTCACCGAATTTGGCGTTCGGGCCGGCGTCTCCACGGTCGCATTGCTCGCCGGGCAACCCAAGCGGTTGGTGAGCTATGACGTGAACGGCACCGCTGAAATCGAGCATCTGCAACGACTCAAGGGGACTTGCGATTTCGAGTTTCGGATTGGCGATTCACGCACGGTGGATCTGGAGCCGACCGATCTGCTGTTCATCGACACCAAGCACACCGCGGAACACCTCTGGGCCGAGCTGCAAAACGCCAAGGGCAAAGTGCGGCGATGGATCATCCTGCATGACACCGAGATTTTCGGCAGCAAGGGCGAGGATGGATCGCCGGGACTGATGCCTGCTGTCCAGCGTTGGACCCGCGAAAACCGCGAATGGACGGTGATTCGCCATGAGACGCACAACAACGGGCTGACGGTGCTGAGCTGCGACAGCCGCGACAAGCAACCACTGCCCAATCTCATGAAAGCCGGCATCAATTTCACCAAGGCGATGGCCCGCCATGTTGTCGATGGCCGGGTGAAGGTCACCGAAGAACAGTATCGCATCCGCCTGGAAACCTGCGATCTGTGCCCGATCCGCAACGGCGAAAAGTGCGGGCTGTGTGGCTGCCCGGTCGAAGCCAAGGCACTTCTCCGCAGCGAGGATTGCCCCTCATCGAAATGGCCCGAAATTCCCCGAGAAGGAGCGTAA